In Caballeronia sp. Lep1P3, one DNA window encodes the following:
- a CDS encoding ABC transporter permease: MKAHLSEGLGRTKAWPARRIGTGLKAASARVASALPALAMLLAVIVCNAWLQPDFLSADSLASNMQNAAPVILICMAQAVIVLMGELDLSVGAGISLVNCVLAALPGFMGWGAGATCLAGLAAALLAGACNGFLVGYAKQSALIATFATGAVWFGCALLLMPQPGGTVPDALGEWFAARIGALPVAALPVLAAIAIWAVLQRHRFGRRLIATGSNADAMFKVGVDVRLVKLLGYMLAWLFVFAAAVCLSAQTASGDARLGLPYTLNSVAAVVIGGISLAGGRGSMLGAVCGSLVLALIGNVVYFAGIPSNYQEVFKGAVIVIALGFTFVGAKRRA; encoded by the coding sequence ATGAAAGCGCATCTGAGCGAAGGGCTTGGGCGTACCAAAGCGTGGCCCGCGAGACGCATCGGGACGGGGCTGAAGGCGGCGTCGGCGCGGGTGGCGAGCGCGTTGCCGGCACTCGCGATGCTGCTCGCGGTGATCGTCTGCAATGCGTGGCTGCAGCCGGATTTCCTGAGCGCCGATTCGCTCGCGAGCAACATGCAGAACGCCGCGCCGGTGATTCTCATCTGCATGGCGCAGGCGGTCATCGTGCTCATGGGCGAGCTGGACCTGTCGGTGGGCGCGGGCATCTCGCTCGTCAACTGCGTGCTCGCGGCGCTTCCCGGCTTCATGGGATGGGGCGCCGGCGCGACGTGCCTCGCGGGGTTGGCGGCGGCGCTGCTCGCGGGCGCGTGCAACGGCTTTCTCGTCGGTTACGCGAAGCAGAGCGCGTTGATCGCGACTTTCGCGACGGGCGCGGTCTGGTTCGGCTGCGCGCTGCTCTTGATGCCGCAGCCCGGCGGAACGGTGCCCGACGCGCTCGGCGAATGGTTCGCGGCGCGCATCGGCGCGTTGCCGGTCGCGGCGCTGCCGGTGCTGGCGGCCATCGCGATCTGGGCGGTGCTGCAGCGGCACCGCTTCGGACGGCGGCTGATCGCAACCGGCAGCAACGCGGACGCGATGTTCAAGGTCGGCGTCGATGTCCGGCTCGTCAAGCTGCTCGGCTACATGCTCGCGTGGCTCTTCGTGTTCGCGGCGGCGGTGTGCCTGTCCGCGCAGACCGCCTCGGGCGATGCGCGCCTCGGCCTGCCGTACACGCTCAACTCCGTTGCAGCGGTGGTGATCGGCGGCATCTCGCTCGCGGGCGGGCGCGGCTCGATGCTCGGCGCGGTCTGCGGATCGCTCGTGCTCGCGCTGATCGGCAACGTCGTCTATTTCGCCGGCATCCCGAGCAACTATCAGGAAGTGTTCAAGGGCGCCGTGATCGTGATTGCGCTCGGTTTCACGTTCGTCGGCGCGAAGAGGAGGGCATGA
- a CDS encoding ABC transporter permease, with amino-acid sequence MSMQTHSRRVFLLVLAIAVLVGGQFAVPGFANPGQIANQLKIATFLGLFGIAQSLVMIAGEQGLDLSVGAAATLGGILGAALLGPASPGLAAAFAVAAFSGALVGAVNGVGITLLRIPPLVMTLAMASLVDGGLIVWSSVMHVATAASPALAALAGRTIAGVPTVALIWLVAGALVWRFLGHSAWGRRVLASGANPTAAAIAGTRVRAIRVAIYTASGTIAALTGVLLVGYVGQAFLGLGTTYVLPSVVVAVIGGVSLAGGRGDYIAVAMAAVLLTVLTSLLTALQIGEAGRQCIFGATLLVFLTFNGWSFRNVLQRRHA; translated from the coding sequence ATGAGCATGCAGACGCATTCGCGACGCGTTTTTCTGTTGGTGCTGGCCATTGCGGTGCTGGTCGGCGGGCAGTTTGCGGTGCCCGGTTTCGCGAACCCCGGGCAGATCGCCAATCAGTTGAAGATCGCGACGTTTCTGGGGCTTTTCGGTATCGCGCAGTCGCTCGTGATGATCGCCGGGGAACAGGGGCTGGATCTCTCGGTCGGCGCGGCCGCGACGCTCGGCGGTATTCTCGGCGCGGCGCTGCTCGGGCCTGCATCGCCGGGACTCGCTGCGGCCTTCGCGGTCGCGGCGTTCAGCGGCGCGCTCGTGGGCGCGGTGAACGGCGTCGGCATCACGCTCTTGCGCATTCCGCCGCTCGTGATGACGCTCGCGATGGCGAGTCTCGTCGATGGCGGCTTGATCGTCTGGTCCTCGGTGATGCACGTCGCTACGGCGGCGAGTCCGGCGCTCGCGGCGCTTGCCGGGCGAACGATAGCCGGCGTGCCGACCGTCGCGCTCATCTGGCTGGTCGCGGGCGCGCTCGTCTGGCGCTTCCTCGGCCATTCCGCGTGGGGACGGCGCGTGCTCGCAAGCGGCGCGAACCCGACTGCCGCCGCCATCGCCGGGACGCGCGTGCGCGCGATCCGCGTCGCTATTTATACGGCGAGCGGGACCATCGCGGCGCTGACGGGCGTGCTGCTGGTCGGCTATGTCGGTCAGGCGTTTCTCGGGCTCGGAACGACGTATGTGCTGCCGAGCGTCGTCGTGGCGGTGATCGGCGGTGTGTCGCTCGCGGGCGGACGCGGCGATTACATCGCGGTCGCGATGGCCGCCGTGCTGCTGACCGTGCTGACGAGTCTCCTGACGGCGCTGCAGATCGGCGAGGCGGGCCGGCAATGCATCTTCGGCGCGACGCTGCTCGTGTTTCTGACGTTCAATGGATGGTCGTTCAGGAACGTGTTGCAACGGCGGCATGCGTAG
- a CDS encoding ISNCY family transposase, with protein sequence MNTTGTITMSMRELDRLRVIQAVTERRLKPGQAAERLGLSVRQIERLVLRYCADGARGLVSGKRGRAGNHRLPEGVAQRAIALIRERYADFGPTLAAEKLAECHGIKLAVETIRALMTAAGLWVPRKQRPPRIHQPRNRRACLGELIQIDGSEHRWFEDRAPPCTLLVFIDDATGRLMTLHFTATESTFSYFEALSKYLTTHGKPIAFYSDKAGVFYVKNRSSTAGKGVTQFGRALYELNIDAFCANTSQAKGRVERANLTLQDRLVKELRLRDISTWEAANAYAPSFIADFNRRFGRPPKSDHDAHRPLRDDDDLRQSLTHRVWRKVTHALTVQYDRVMYLLEDTPANRRLIHQQVEVVEYPDGEVEVQADGEVLACATYDRIARIDQGAEVENKRLAHALEAARLLQAKRDDRRASDAPSRTHRGEQVRAKKALEGLKKQRALSITDMNEAILEVSAKAMREREAAAPPRPRNRNESKPNIGAKRDICI encoded by the coding sequence ATGAACACCACTGGGACCATCACGATGTCGATGCGCGAGTTGGACCGGCTCAGAGTGATTCAGGCCGTGACCGAGCGGCGGCTCAAGCCCGGGCAAGCTGCCGAACGGCTGGGGCTGAGTGTGCGGCAGATCGAGCGCCTGGTGCTGCGCTATTGTGCAGACGGTGCGCGCGGTCTGGTGTCGGGCAAGCGCGGGCGCGCGGGGAATCATCGGCTGCCTGAAGGCGTGGCGCAGCGCGCGATCGCGCTGATCCGCGAGCGTTACGCGGATTTTGGTCCGACGCTGGCGGCCGAGAAGTTAGCCGAGTGTCACGGTATCAAGCTGGCGGTCGAGACCATTCGCGCGCTGATGACGGCCGCGGGGCTCTGGGTGCCGCGCAAGCAGCGCCCGCCGCGGATTCATCAGCCGCGTAATCGCCGGGCGTGTCTGGGCGAGCTGATCCAGATCGATGGCAGCGAACATCGGTGGTTCGAAGACCGGGCGCCGCCCTGCACGCTGCTGGTGTTCATCGACGATGCGACGGGTCGGCTGATGACGCTGCATTTCACCGCGACCGAGTCGACCTTCAGCTATTTCGAGGCGCTCTCGAAGTATCTAACGACCCACGGCAAGCCGATCGCCTTCTACAGCGACAAGGCCGGCGTCTTCTACGTCAAGAACCGCTCGAGCACGGCAGGCAAAGGCGTGACGCAATTCGGCCGGGCCTTGTACGAGCTGAACATCGACGCGTTTTGTGCGAACACGAGTCAGGCCAAGGGACGGGTGGAACGCGCCAACCTGACGCTACAGGACCGGCTGGTCAAGGAGCTTCGGCTACGGGACATCAGCACTTGGGAGGCAGCCAACGCTTATGCGCCCTCCTTCATCGCCGATTTCAATCGCCGTTTTGGTCGCCCGCCCAAGAGCGATCACGATGCCCATCGACCGCTGCGTGACGATGACGATCTCCGCCAGTCCCTGACGCACCGCGTCTGGCGCAAGGTCACGCACGCGCTGACGGTGCAATACGACCGAGTGATGTACTTGTTGGAAGACACGCCTGCGAACCGCCGGCTGATTCACCAGCAGGTTGAAGTGGTCGAGTACCCGGATGGTGAGGTCGAGGTGCAGGCGGATGGCGAAGTGCTCGCTTGCGCCACGTATGACCGCATTGCACGGATCGATCAGGGTGCGGAAGTCGAGAACAAGCGGCTGGCACATGCACTCGAAGCTGCGCGACTCCTGCAGGCCAAACGCGATGATCGTCGTGCCTCCGATGCGCCGTCACGCACGCATCGTGGTGAACAGGTTCGAGCCAAGAAAGCGCTTGAAGGACTGAAGAAGCAACGTGCACTGAGCATCACCGACATGAACGAAGCGATTCTCGAAGTCAGCGCAAAAGCCATGCGGGAACGGGAGGCGGCTGCGCCGCCCCGACCCCGCAACCGGAATGAAAGTAAGCCAAACATCGGTGCAAAACGCGACATTTGTATTTAG
- the gcvA gene encoding transcriptional regulator GcvA codes for MHNRVTLKSIQAFEAAARLESFALAAEELFVTPSAISHQIKLLEEQLSVRLFHRVHRAVLLTDSGRAYAEEIGAAFARIEKATRNIGRVAKSDILTLHSTPSFATQWLMPRLARFSARHPDIDLRLNASNEPVDLTRAAVDIDLRYGARRLQPAGTLVLDLPSETIVPLCSPKLMEGAHPIRTVADLRHHTLIHSENCLVGWRDWMRLYRKTPLDISRGPRFDRSFMAISAAADGVGVCLESLLLVQRELETAKLVAPFGFDGLAVNGYTLNLLKSSVDSPKVKSFQDWLFEELG; via the coding sequence GGCTCGAATCCTTCGCGCTTGCAGCAGAAGAACTGTTCGTGACGCCTTCGGCAATCAGTCATCAGATCAAGCTGCTCGAGGAGCAGTTGAGCGTGCGGCTCTTTCATCGCGTGCATCGCGCGGTGCTGCTCACGGACAGCGGCCGCGCCTATGCGGAGGAGATTGGCGCGGCGTTCGCGCGCATCGAGAAAGCCACGCGCAATATCGGCCGCGTCGCGAAAAGCGACATTCTCACGTTGCATTCGACGCCGAGTTTCGCGACTCAGTGGCTGATGCCGCGTCTTGCGCGCTTCTCGGCGCGGCATCCGGATATCGACTTGCGGCTGAATGCGTCGAACGAACCGGTGGACCTGACGCGCGCAGCGGTCGACATCGACCTGCGTTACGGGGCACGCAGACTGCAGCCGGCGGGCACGCTGGTGCTCGATCTGCCGTCCGAGACGATCGTGCCGCTTTGTTCGCCGAAGCTGATGGAAGGCGCTCATCCGATCCGCACGGTCGCGGACCTGCGGCATCACACGCTGATTCACAGCGAGAACTGCCTCGTCGGATGGCGCGACTGGATGCGCCTTTATCGCAAGACGCCGCTCGATATTTCGCGCGGGCCGCGCTTCGATCGTTCCTTCATGGCGATCAGCGCGGCGGCCGATGGCGTCGGCGTCTGTCTGGAGAGCCTCCTGCTCGTGCAGCGCGAACTGGAAACGGCGAAGCTGGTCGCGCCGTTCGGCTTCGACGGGCTCGCTGTCAACGGCTATACGTTGAACTTGCTGAAGTCATCGGTGGACTCGCCGAAGGTGAAGAGCTTCCAGGACTGGTTGTTCGAAGAGTTGGGCTGA